A single window of Polyodon spathula isolate WHYD16114869_AA chromosome 2, ASM1765450v1, whole genome shotgun sequence DNA harbors:
- the LOC121296508 gene encoding bone morphogenetic protein 2-like translates to MGLGSTVLYIHSGILLFLYGPFLGAMGDEMNGYGDEQLSKAILEMLHINKLTVPHRTRPHPYMKLVYQFLDSPATRDLTNLEGTLVQSFRSIQDPKYGTPGWIWFNVSCLKPSMKIAELVLLRKTLHPEPLTVNVAVHSIFVVGNSTVSEPLDEKALTLDELPSSGYDIFNVSAVLGQRVADMVGFQFRYTDESGSLVLHEALTQSLYCLNTSSQNEPLLVVYQFHQHDPSGTPRTPDGRQQQHCRITRSRRQLLQEPAYQETSSLECRLLQHYVNFHSIRLDRWILEPPGFNASFCKGFCYPTKPVASQDAEQGIRRTAGSVNWTANVPLCTPQGLKPVSVMYVSESEDIIIENLKDMRAENCVCMLQPLQ, encoded by the exons ATGGGTTTGGGAAGCACCGTTTTATACATCCACTCAGGGATTCTTCTGTTTCTCTATGGGCCGTTTCTAGGAGCGATGGGAGATGAAATGAATGGCTATGGGGATGAACAACTAAGCAAGGCCATCCTGGAGATGCTACACATTAACAAACTGACAGTACCTCACAGGACCAGGCCTCACCCCTACATGAAACTAGTGTACCAGTTCCTTGACTCACCAGCTACCAGAGATTTAACAAATTTGGAAGGAACCCTGGTCCAAAGCTTCAGAAGTATCCAAG ATCCAAAATATGGTACCCCAGGCTGGATTTGGTTCAATGTCTCTTGCCTGAAACCTTCAATGAAAATTGCAGAGTTGGTGCTGTTGCGTAAAACCCTCCACCCGGAGCCTCTGACAGTCAACGTGGCTGTGCACAGCATCTTCGTGGTGGGCAACAGTACAGTAAGTGAGCCTCTGGATGAAAAGGCATTGACTCTAGATGAGCTTCCCTCATCTGGTTATGACATTTTCAATGTCTCTGCGGTCCTTGGTCAAAGAGTCGCTGACATGGTGGGCTTTCAATTCCGCTACACTGATGAAAGTGGGAGCTTGGTTTTGCATGAGGCTTTGACCCAGAGCCTTTACTGCCTGAACACAAGTTCTCAGAATGAACCCCTGCTGGTTGTCTACCAGTTTCACCAGCATGACCCTAGTGGAACCCCAAGGACTCCTGATGGGAGGCAGCAACAGCATTGCAGAATAACCAGAAGTAGAAGACAACTGCTCCAAGAGCCTGCTTATCAAGAGACCTCTTCCTTAGAGTGCAGACTCCTTCAGCACTATGTCAACTTCCATTCTATAAGGCTGGATCGTTGGATACTTGAACCACCTGGGTTCAATGCAAGCTTCTGCAA AGGTTTTTGCTACCCCACAAAACCTGTAGCAAGCCAAGATGCTGAACAAGGCATCCGCAGGACAGCAGGCAGTGTAAACTGGACAGCCAACGT gCCTCTCTGTACCCCACAGGGACTAAAGCCAGTAAGTGTGATGTATGTCTCAGAATCAGAAGATATCATCATCGAAAACCTGAAGGACATGAGAGCAGAAAACTGTGTGTGCATGCTACAGCCACTTCAGTGA